From one bacterium genomic stretch:
- a CDS encoding arginase family protein — translation MPAMKEAHPHMPDRFIVTPFFLDEAYSQLEALGLDCYDANKQPIGHGDQIAAVSPLLRGLSDLVCDAVRRGERPVSISGDCCSAIAVLAGLQRAGTNPTLIWFDAHGDFNTWETTPSGFLGGMPLAMIVGRGEQRLVEAAGLVNLPERQVVLTDARDLDPGEREALARSSVRHVGDVRALLEGDLPEGPLYVHFDTDVVNPLDAPAQNYLAQGGPAASQLAEVFALLAHTTRVVAISVSSWNPNLDEDGRTKRVCMELLDVLRGSLK, via the coding sequence ATGCCCGCCATGAAAGAAGCCCATCCGCACATGCCCGACCGATTCATTGTCACCCCCTTCTTCCTGGATGAGGCGTATTCTCAGCTGGAAGCGCTGGGCTTGGACTGCTATGACGCGAACAAGCAGCCCATTGGTCATGGTGATCAAATCGCAGCAGTGTCGCCTCTGCTTAGGGGCCTTTCGGATCTTGTTTGCGATGCTGTGCGGCGCGGTGAGAGACCAGTCAGCATTTCCGGGGACTGCTGCTCTGCCATAGCAGTACTGGCCGGTCTCCAGCGTGCGGGCACCAACCCCACGCTGATCTGGTTTGACGCGCACGGAGACTTCAACACCTGGGAGACGACTCCAAGCGGATTCCTGGGAGGAATGCCCCTCGCCATGATCGTGGGGCGCGGGGAGCAGAGACTCGTGGAAGCCGCGGGCTTGGTGAACCTGCCAGAGCGGCAGGTGGTCCTGACCGACGCGCGCGATCTAGATCCCGGGGAGCGAGAGGCTCTTGCGCGTTCGTCCGTGCGCCACGTGGGCGACGTCAGAGCATTGCTTGAGGGAGATCTGCCGGAGGGGCCTCTGTACGTTCACTTCGACACCGATGTCGTGAACCCGCTGGATGCCCCTGCCCAGAACTACCTTGCTCAAGGTGGCCCAGCGGCATCGCAACTGGCCGAGGTTTTCGCTCTCCTGGCTCACACCACCCGGGTAGTTGCCATCTCGGTGTCGAGTTGGAATCCGAACCTGGATGAGGACGGCCGAACGAAGAGGGTCTGCATGGAGCTGCTCGACGTCCTACGCGGCAGCCTCAAGTGA